A window from Chromatiaceae bacterium encodes these proteins:
- a CDS encoding osmoprotectant NAGGN system M42 family peptidase: MKLLPIDQTYIQDALFRLLNTPSPSGYTDRAVHLVADELDRLGVPVELTRRGAIRATLKGQRSSPDRAVVAHIDTLGAMVKALKPNGRVELVPVGHWNARFAEGARVTLFTDISSHRGTILPLKASGHTFADEVDKQPSNWQNVELRVDEFCQSQQDLMKLGVHVGDFVAVDPQPEVLENGFIVSRHLDDKAGAAVLLGAVKAVIDSGIELPVDCHPLFTISEEVGSGASAALHGDVAEMLTLDNGTTAPGQNSSEFGVTICMADLSGPFDYHLTHYMIRLCQEFQIPYQRDVFRYYRSDSASAVEAGADLRTALATFGVDGSHGWERIHWNALESLTRLVTVYMQSPPLFLRDQDDIGPRTGFPMQPA, from the coding sequence ATGAAACTGCTTCCCATCGACCAGACCTATATCCAGGACGCGCTGTTCAGGCTGCTGAACACGCCGAGCCCAAGCGGGTACACCGACCGTGCGGTTCATCTCGTCGCCGACGAACTCGACCGGCTGGGCGTCCCGGTGGAACTCACCCGCCGCGGCGCCATCCGTGCGACGCTTAAGGGTCAGCGCAGCAGCCCGGACCGGGCCGTGGTCGCACATATCGATACCCTGGGCGCCATGGTCAAGGCGTTGAAACCGAACGGCCGGGTCGAGCTGGTACCGGTCGGGCACTGGAACGCGCGTTTTGCGGAAGGTGCGCGGGTCACGCTGTTCACCGACATCAGCTCGCACCGCGGCACCATCCTGCCGCTCAAGGCCTCGGGCCACACCTTTGCCGACGAGGTCGACAAGCAGCCGTCCAACTGGCAGAACGTCGAGTTGCGGGTCGACGAGTTCTGCCAGTCCCAGCAGGACCTGATGAAGCTCGGGGTACATGTCGGCGACTTCGTGGCCGTCGATCCACAACCCGAGGTGCTCGAAAACGGCTTCATCGTATCCCGCCACCTGGACGACAAAGCGGGCGCCGCTGTGCTGCTGGGCGCCGTGAAGGCAGTGATCGACAGCGGCATCGAGCTGCCGGTCGACTGCCATCCCCTGTTCACGATCTCCGAAGAGGTGGGCTCGGGCGCCTCCGCGGCACTGCACGGCGACGTCGCCGAGATGCTGACGCTCGACAACGGCACCACGGCGCCCGGACAGAACTCCAGCGAGTTCGGCGTGACCATCTGCATGGCCGACCTCAGCGGACCCTTCGACTACCACCTGACGCACTACATGATCCGTCTGTGTCAGGAGTTCCAGATCCCCTATCAACGCGATGTGTTCCGTTACTACCGGTCGGACAGCGCCTCCGCAGTCGAGGCCGGTGCCGACCTGCGCACCGCGCTGGCGACCTTCGGTGTCGACGGCTCGCACGGCTGGGAGCGCATCCATTGGAATGCCCTCGAATCGCTGACCCGGCTGGTCACGGTGTACATGCAATCGCCACCGCTGTTCCTCAGGGACCAGGACGACATCGGTCCACGCACGGGATTCCCGATGCAACCCGCCTGA
- a CDS encoding glutathione peroxidase, translating into MKPIQMFVKAGPLLALLGLGPHQAAAADGDLLDHEVRRLGGDELVNLQAAYGGKVVLIVNTASKCAFTGQYEGLEALYEKYRERGLVVLGFPSNDFGSQEPGSEQQIQDFCRLTYSVKFPMFAKSRVRKGAADPLFEGLAAAAGRYPKWNFHKYLLDREGRLADDFLSWTSPQSGSVVRAIERLL; encoded by the coding sequence ATGAAACCTATACAGATGTTCGTCAAGGCGGGGCCACTGCTGGCACTGCTCGGCCTCGGTCCGCACCAAGCCGCGGCCGCCGACGGCGACCTGCTCGATCACGAGGTCCGTCGCCTGGGCGGCGACGAGCTGGTGAACCTGCAGGCCGCCTATGGCGGAAAAGTCGTATTGATCGTGAATACCGCGAGCAAGTGCGCATTCACCGGTCAGTACGAGGGGCTGGAGGCGCTGTACGAGAAATACCGCGAACGTGGCCTGGTCGTGCTCGGCTTTCCGTCCAACGACTTTGGCAGCCAGGAGCCCGGCAGCGAGCAGCAGATCCAGGATTTCTGCCGCCTCACCTACAGTGTGAAGTTCCCGATGTTCGCCAAGAGCCGCGTCAGGAAGGGCGCGGCTGACCCGCTGTTCGAAGGTCTGGCCGCGGCGGCAGGTCGCTACCCGAAATGGAACTTCCACAAGTACCTGCTGGACCGCGAAGGCCGGCTGGCAGACGACTTCCTGAGCTGGACGTCGCCACAGAGCGGCAGCGTCGTGCGGGCGATCGAGCGGCTGCTGTGA
- a CDS encoding DUF3429 domain-containing protein, which translates to MSSTWQTERRWLGYAGLVPFAGCCAVLVFAVPVEWSHLAHETLRHYAAVIASFLGAVHWGVASDDRDGLQHARLRWGIMPALIAWTLLALPGRAALLGFAALFGLILIVDRYLLPVLDDAYRTLRLQLTGGVILCLLTAVPFVQQAS; encoded by the coding sequence ATGAGCAGCACCTGGCAGACCGAGCGGCGCTGGCTGGGCTATGCGGGCCTGGTCCCCTTTGCCGGCTGTTGCGCGGTGCTCGTCTTCGCCGTGCCCGTCGAATGGTCGCACCTGGCTCACGAAACCCTTCGGCACTATGCGGCAGTCATCGCCAGTTTCCTGGGCGCCGTGCACTGGGGGGTCGCGTCAGACGACCGGGACGGCCTGCAGCATGCCCGGCTGCGCTGGGGAATCATGCCGGCGCTGATCGCCTGGACACTGTTGGCGCTGCCCGGCCGCGCTGCCCTGCTCGGTTTCGCTGCGCTGTTCGGCCTGATTCTGATCGTCGATCGCTACCTGCTGCCCGTGCTGGACGACGCCTACCGCACCCTGCGCCTGCAGCTGACCGGCGGCGTGATCCTGTGCCTGCTGACCGCTGTGCCCTTCGTACAGCAGGCGTCTTGA
- a CDS encoding MerR family transcriptional regulator, producing MTGKHNDTRGNYRIGAVARLTGISPDTLRIWERRYDIVQPERTPKGGRLYSQTDVTRLTMIKTLVDQGHAISTVANLSVDDLNHRLNSAQPANLPPPGTGQHEVCVVGQAISVRACNVERLPEGLELAGAYTDLDAFLEDETTCDTLVIELPFLDRGIARALGDPALRQRARRITVIYAFSPSNIVTQLQRFGLQTLRAPVALEHLWQQCLLNQTRHVDWQPPAWNPQSPSDEPVPPRRFTREQLVHVSQAATSLECECPHHTAGLIEQLVAFEEYSARCEVSSRKDAALHGYLHLMTARARWLMEVALERLAEVEGIRLAGEKKGNEAHPGSPAT from the coding sequence ATGACCGGGAAGCACAACGATACCCGCGGCAACTATCGAATCGGCGCAGTCGCGCGCCTGACCGGGATCTCGCCAGACACCCTGCGGATCTGGGAGCGTCGCTACGACATAGTGCAACCGGAACGCACCCCGAAAGGTGGCAGGTTGTACAGCCAGACGGACGTCACCCGCCTGACCATGATCAAGACGCTGGTCGACCAGGGTCACGCGATCAGCACCGTCGCCAACCTGTCGGTCGACGACCTGAATCACCGCCTGAACAGTGCCCAGCCGGCCAACCTGCCGCCGCCCGGCACCGGTCAACACGAGGTCTGCGTCGTCGGCCAGGCGATCTCCGTCCGTGCCTGCAATGTCGAGCGGTTGCCGGAGGGGCTCGAACTCGCCGGGGCCTACACGGACCTCGACGCGTTTCTCGAAGATGAGACCACCTGCGATACCCTGGTGATCGAACTGCCGTTTCTCGATCGCGGCATCGCGCGCGCACTCGGCGACCCCGCATTGCGCCAACGCGCCCGACGGATCACTGTGATCTATGCGTTCAGCCCGTCCAACATCGTCACCCAGCTGCAGCGGTTCGGCCTGCAGACCCTGCGCGCGCCGGTGGCACTGGAGCACCTGTGGCAACAGTGCCTGCTGAACCAGACCCGCCATGTGGACTGGCAGCCGCCGGCCTGGAATCCGCAGAGTCCCAGCGACGAGCCGGTTCCGCCCCGTCGGTTCACACGTGAGCAGCTGGTCCACGTGTCGCAGGCCGCCACGAGTCTGGAATGTGAGTGCCCACATCACACCGCCGGCCTGATCGAGCAACTGGTCGCCTTCGAGGAATACAGCGCCCGGTGCGAGGTGTCGAGTCGCAAAGACGCGGCGTTGCACGGCTACCTCCACCTGATGACCGCACGCGCACGCTGGCTGATGGAGGTCGCCCTGGAGCGGCTCGCCGAGGTGGAGGGGATCCGCCTGGCCGGGGAGAAAAAAGGGAACGAGGCGCACCCCGGTTCGCCCGCCACTTGA
- a CDS encoding deoxyribodipyrimidine photo-lyase — MSTAILWLRRDLRLQDNPALAAACARHARLVPVYIHAPHEEAPWEPGAASNWWLHHALEDLDRQLGGRLVVREGDSLAVLQELITRTGAQAVYWNRLYEPALIARDTTVKQALRSAGIEAVSHNAALWFEPWEVANKQGAPFRVFTPFWRHLLARGLPDRPVEGANFADRLASLRQLAPLGGGDLASLRLLPQRRWDVGIADAWVPTRAAAEGRLQEFLATDLRHYPDGRDRPAADRVSRLSPYLHFGQLGPREVSAACRGGRHSAAEFLREVGWREFGHHLLYHFPHTADRPLDTRFEQFAWRTDDRQLHAWQRGQTGIPMVDAGMRQLWTTGWMHNRVRMLVASFLTKNLLLPWQHGARWFWDTLVDADLASNTLGWQWTAGCGADAAPYFRVFNPVVQGEKFDPAGDYVRRWIPRLGDLPDRWVHRPWEAPTEVLEAGDVRLGQDYPQPLVDLRATRARALEAWGGIK, encoded by the coding sequence GTGTCGACGGCGATCCTCTGGCTGCGGCGTGACCTGAGACTGCAGGACAACCCGGCACTCGCCGCGGCATGTGCGCGGCATGCACGGCTGGTCCCGGTCTATATCCATGCCCCTCACGAAGAGGCCCCCTGGGAACCGGGCGCCGCGTCGAACTGGTGGTTGCACCATGCGCTGGAGGACCTCGACCGCCAACTCGGCGGGCGCCTGGTGGTGCGCGAGGGTGACAGCCTCGCCGTGTTGCAGGAGTTGATCACCCGTACAGGTGCGCAGGCAGTGTACTGGAACCGCCTGTACGAGCCGGCGCTGATAGCGCGAGACACCACGGTGAAACAGGCGTTGCGCAGCGCCGGTATCGAGGCGGTCAGCCACAACGCCGCGCTGTGGTTCGAACCCTGGGAGGTCGCCAACAAACAGGGTGCGCCGTTCCGCGTGTTCACCCCGTTTTGGCGGCATCTGCTGGCGCGCGGGCTGCCGGACCGGCCGGTCGAGGGCGCGAACTTTGCCGACCGCCTGGCATCGCTTCGGCAACTGGCCCCGCTCGGCGGTGGCGACCTGGCATCGCTGCGCCTGCTGCCGCAGCGGCGTTGGGATGTGGGTATCGCGGACGCCTGGGTGCCGACCCGCGCAGCTGCCGAGGGAAGGTTGCAGGAGTTTCTCGCGACCGACCTGCGGCACTATCCAGATGGCCGGGACCGGCCGGCTGCCGACCGCGTTTCGCGCCTTTCGCCGTATCTGCATTTCGGACAACTCGGTCCGCGCGAGGTCTCCGCGGCGTGTCGAGGGGGGCGGCATTCGGCGGCGGAATTCCTGCGCGAGGTGGGCTGGCGCGAGTTCGGCCACCATCTTCTCTACCACTTTCCCCACACCGCAGACCGTCCGCTCGATACGCGTTTTGAACAATTTGCGTGGCGTACCGACGACCGTCAGCTGCATGCCTGGCAGCGTGGTCAGACCGGCATCCCGATGGTTGACGCCGGCATGCGTCAGCTGTGGACCACCGGTTGGATGCACAACCGGGTGCGCATGCTGGTCGCCTCATTTCTGACCAAGAACCTGCTGTTGCCCTGGCAGCACGGCGCTCGCTGGTTCTGGGACACGCTGGTCGACGCCGATCTGGCGAGCAACACCCTGGGCTGGCAATGGACCGCCGGATGTGGCGCCGATGCAGCGCCGTATTTCCGGGTGTTCAACCCGGTCGTGCAGGGTGAAAAGTTCGATCCGGCCGGGGACTACGTGCGCCGCTGGATACCGCGGCTCGGGGATCTGCCCGATCGCTGGGTACATCGACCCTGGGAGGCGCCGACCGAGGTGCTGGAGGCGGGGGACGTGCGCCTGGGACAGGATTATCCGCAGCCATTGGTCGATCTGCGGGCAACCCGCGCACGCGCGCTGGAGGCCTGGGGCGGGATCAAGTAG
- a CDS encoding glutathione S-transferase N-terminal domain-containing protein: protein MLLRHSHTSPFVRKVTVMLHETGLADRVALETVDGWAEPEVLTLDNPLSMVPTLVLEDGSALYDSGVICDYLDGLHEGPRMIPAGGAGRWQVLREQALADGVLECAVLIFVERSKRPAEKRWDWWIELKQRAITRALDGLEAGAAGLTGRIDLGTLSLAVALGYLDLRGAVGDWRATRPRLAAWYAGMADRASMVATAPPT from the coding sequence ATGCTGTTGCGCCATTCGCATACCTCGCCGTTCGTACGCAAGGTCACCGTGATGCTGCACGAGACGGGTCTTGCCGACCGCGTCGCGCTGGAGACGGTCGACGGCTGGGCCGAACCGGAGGTCCTGACCTTAGACAACCCGCTGTCGATGGTGCCGACACTGGTCCTCGAGGACGGCAGCGCCCTGTACGACAGCGGCGTGATCTGCGACTACCTGGATGGCTTGCACGAGGGTCCGCGGATGATTCCGGCCGGGGGTGCGGGACGCTGGCAGGTCCTGCGCGAACAGGCGCTGGCGGACGGGGTCCTGGAGTGTGCGGTGTTGATCTTCGTCGAACGCAGCAAGCGCCCGGCGGAGAAGCGCTGGGACTGGTGGATCGAACTCAAACAGCGCGCGATCACACGCGCGCTCGACGGCCTGGAGGCCGGGGCGGCCGGGCTCACCGGGCGCATCGACCTCGGCACCCTGAGTCTCGCCGTCGCCCTCGGCTATCTCGATCTGCGCGGGGCAGTCGGCGATTGGCGCGCGACGCGGCCGCGCCTGGCGGCGTGGTACGCCGGGATGGCCGACCGTGCGTCGATGGTCGCCACGGCGCCGCCGACCTGA
- a CDS encoding FAD-dependent oxidoreductase → MSQVFDLLIVGGGVTGSALLYLTSKYTDIRHVGLLEKYAAPARVNSLHSNNSQTLHCGDIETNYSLEKALKVQRAARMVENYATTQPDIDHLIFRYPKMVLGVGARECTQLRQRFATLSPHYPNLRLLEAKDIARIEPAVAYANGRPRPDEIVALGSENEYTAVNYEALSRSFVRQAQRCEGKSAVVEYNQRVRHIKTQGELFVIETATTSFQARAIVVCAGGHSLKLAHDLGYGHHYSVLPVAGSYYFTPQVLRGKVYTVQNDKLPFAAIHGDPDVMVPGKTRWGPTALVLPVLERYNWETLKDFMRVFRFDRKVWDVLYDLLKVPDIRNYMLKNFLFEVPVLRRGLFLKDARKIVPDLRYRDLRFAHHVGGIRPQLIDKDNRRLMMGEAKIDTGVGAIFNMTPSPGATCCLENAEVDMRAVAEYLGASVDDARFAADLLGSDQRHQGSDLPSHIISGADAA, encoded by the coding sequence TTGAGCCAGGTATTCGATTTGCTGATCGTCGGCGGCGGTGTAACCGGCTCCGCTCTGCTCTATCTGACATCGAAATACACCGACATCCGGCATGTCGGCCTGCTGGAGAAGTATGCGGCACCGGCGCGCGTCAACTCACTGCACAGCAACAACAGCCAGACGCTGCACTGCGGCGACATCGAGACGAACTACAGCCTGGAGAAGGCGCTGAAGGTGCAGCGTGCCGCGCGCATGGTCGAGAACTATGCCACCACGCAGCCGGATATCGACCATCTGATCTTCCGTTACCCGAAGATGGTACTCGGCGTGGGTGCTCGCGAATGCACGCAGCTGCGGCAACGGTTTGCGACCTTGTCTCCCCATTACCCGAACCTGCGGCTGCTCGAGGCCAAGGACATCGCGCGCATCGAGCCGGCGGTCGCCTATGCGAACGGCCGTCCGCGACCCGACGAGATCGTCGCCCTGGGTTCGGAGAACGAGTACACGGCGGTCAACTACGAGGCCTTGTCGCGCTCGTTCGTGCGTCAGGCGCAGCGCTGCGAAGGCAAGTCGGCGGTCGTCGAGTACAACCAACGGGTCCGGCACATCAAGACGCAGGGCGAATTGTTCGTGATCGAGACCGCCACGACCAGCTTCCAGGCGCGGGCAATCGTGGTCTGTGCCGGTGGCCACAGCCTGAAGCTCGCGCACGACCTCGGCTATGGCCACCATTACTCGGTGCTGCCGGTGGCGGGAAGCTACTACTTCACCCCGCAGGTGTTGCGCGGCAAGGTGTACACGGTGCAGAACGACAAGCTGCCGTTCGCCGCGATCCACGGCGACCCCGACGTGATGGTGCCGGGCAAGACGCGCTGGGGGCCGACCGCGTTGGTGCTGCCCGTGCTCGAACGTTACAACTGGGAGACGCTTAAGGACTTCATGCGCGTGTTTCGCTTCGACCGCAAGGTATGGGACGTGTTGTACGACCTCCTGAAGGTGCCGGACATCCGCAACTACATGCTGAAGAACTTCCTGTTCGAGGTGCCGGTGCTGCGGCGCGGTCTGTTCCTCAAGGATGCGCGCAAGATCGTCCCGGACCTGCGCTACCGCGACCTGAGATTTGCGCACCATGTCGGCGGTATCCGCCCGCAGTTGATCGACAAGGACAACCGCCGCCTGATGATGGGCGAGGCCAAGATCGATACCGGAGTCGGCGCGATCTTCAACATGACACCGTCGCCGGGGGCGACCTGTTGCCTGGAAAACGCCGAGGTGGACATGCGCGCCGTCGCCGAGTACCTCGGGGCCTCGGTCGATGATGCTCGGTTCGCCGCGGACCTGCTGGGCAGCGACCAGCGCCACCAGGGCAGCGACCTGCCATCGCATATCATCAGCGGCGCGGACGCGGCCTGA
- a CDS encoding sulfur globule protein CV1, whose amino-acid sequence MKKVIAIAAVLAATQASAWWGNGYDNSYNNGYGAGNGYSNGVFDGTGDAAGEGTFSMNFSGRGNTNMRGYGNGYGYGDGWGRGYNYQQPFYGYGPYGYAPMPPAAPVAPQAEAAE is encoded by the coding sequence ATGAAAAAAGTTATCGCTATCGCTGCCGTCCTCGCTGCCACCCAGGCCTCCGCCTGGTGGGGTAATGGCTACGACAACAGCTACAACAACGGCTATGGCGCCGGCAACGGCTACAGCAACGGCGTGTTCGACGGTACCGGCGACGCCGCTGGCGAAGGCACCTTCAGCATGAACTTCTCGGGTCGTGGCAACACCAACATGCGTGGCTACGGCAATGGCTACGGCTACGGCGACGGTTGGGGCCGCGGCTACAACTACCAGCAGCCGTTCTACGGTTATGGCCCGTACGGCTATGCACCGATGCCGCCGGCTGCTCCGGTTGCTCCGCAGGCAGAAGCCGCCGAGTAA
- a CDS encoding SIMPL domain-containing protein (The SIMPL domain is named for its presence in mouse protein SIMPL (signalling molecule that associates with mouse pelle-like kinase). Bacterial member BP26, from Brucella, was shown to assemble into a channel-like structure, while YggE from E. coli has been associated with resistance to oxidative stress.), with protein sequence MRWTWAATLFGAWLLLSAPTLSAEQPQYNRVSLNESAETEVDNDLMVAVLFAQAEGRDAVTPADQVNREIDWALGTAKGVPAVKVQTLGYQTQAVYDKNSVRGWRVMQSLRLESTDGRALGDLVATLQSRLQVMSIAYELSDSQRRSRLDELTATALDRFQARAEHVAKTLKRSGFRLVRLNIDDSGDRPMPLARGMTMAAAPMEASVAPVRLEAGTRKIAVTVSGEIELNAD encoded by the coding sequence ATGCGATGGACATGGGCCGCAACACTGTTCGGCGCCTGGCTGTTGTTGTCGGCACCGACGCTGAGCGCCGAGCAACCGCAATACAACCGGGTCAGTCTCAATGAATCCGCCGAGACCGAGGTCGACAATGACCTGATGGTCGCGGTGCTGTTCGCGCAGGCCGAAGGCCGTGACGCCGTGACGCCGGCCGACCAGGTGAACCGCGAGATCGATTGGGCATTGGGAACGGCAAAAGGCGTACCAGCGGTCAAGGTGCAGACGCTCGGTTACCAGACCCAAGCGGTGTACGACAAGAACAGCGTCCGCGGCTGGCGGGTCATGCAGTCGCTGCGCCTCGAGAGCACCGATGGCCGCGCGCTCGGTGACCTGGTCGCGACCTTGCAGTCACGCCTGCAGGTGATGTCGATCGCTTACGAACTCTCCGATTCGCAACGCCGGAGCCGGCTCGACGAGTTGACCGCGACCGCCCTGGACCGGTTTCAGGCACGCGCGGAACATGTCGCCAAGACCTTGAAGCGCAGCGGCTTTCGGCTGGTGCGTCTCAATATCGACGACAGCGGTGACCGACCCATGCCTCTGGCGCGTGGCATGACGATGGCGGCCGCGCCGATGGAGGCATCGGTCGCGCCGGTGCGCCTCGAGGCGGGCACACGCAAGATCGCCGTCACGGTCAGCGGCGAGATCGAACTGAACGCCGACTGA
- a CDS encoding YdiU family protein encodes MKHLDELQFDNTYARMPAGFHTPVRPSPLRGSHVVGVSEAAAGLLDLDPNALRDASAVAGLAGVAPLPGGDPVAMCYAGHQFGRYVPQLGDGRAIVLGEVVNGQGQRWELQLKGAGLTPYSRDGDGRAVLRSSIREYLCSEAMHALGIPSTRALCLFDSDEEVYRERIERGALLVRMAPSHVRFGSFEVFYYRGQYRQLRQLADYVIGHDFPQLQDASTPYLDLLREVVRRTANLIAAWQLVGFAHGVMNTDNMSILGLTLDYGPFGFLDAYDPGFVCNHSDYHGRYAFDRQPSIGLWNLTCLAQALLPLIDAEDGEAAAEQAQEVLAEYQPTLAATYAAGMNAKLGLRDQRAGDQQLAEDLLGLFAENRVDYTNLMRDLSGLALQDPERDGPLRDRFVDRPAFDRWLRVYRARLRAEGSEDTSRAARMRAVNPRYILRNYLAQQAIEGAEVGDYSELERLQRVLARPFDDQPEMAAYALEPPDWGRHLEVSCSS; translated from the coding sequence ATGAAACACCTGGACGAGCTGCAATTCGACAACACCTACGCGCGGATGCCGGCGGGGTTTCACACCCCCGTGAGACCCAGCCCGCTTCGGGGTAGCCATGTCGTCGGCGTGAGCGAGGCGGCCGCCGGTCTGCTCGATCTGGATCCCAACGCCCTGCGCGACGCGTCGGCGGTGGCGGGCCTGGCCGGGGTTGCGCCATTGCCTGGCGGCGATCCCGTGGCGATGTGCTACGCGGGACACCAGTTCGGACGTTATGTGCCGCAGCTCGGCGACGGCCGGGCGATCGTCCTGGGCGAGGTGGTCAACGGCCAGGGTCAGCGTTGGGAGTTGCAGCTGAAGGGTGCCGGATTGACGCCGTATTCACGCGATGGCGACGGTCGTGCAGTGCTGCGTTCGAGCATTCGTGAATACCTGTGTTCCGAGGCGATGCATGCGCTGGGCATTCCAAGCACCCGCGCACTCTGTCTGTTCGACAGCGACGAGGAGGTCTACCGCGAACGCATCGAGCGCGGCGCCCTGTTGGTCCGGATGGCGCCCAGCCATGTCCGGTTCGGTTCGTTCGAGGTGTTCTATTACCGCGGTCAGTATCGCCAGCTTCGCCAGTTGGCTGACTACGTGATCGGCCACGATTTTCCGCAGCTGCAGGATGCGTCCACCCCCTATCTCGACCTCTTGCGCGAGGTGGTGCGGCGTACCGCCAATCTGATCGCCGCCTGGCAACTGGTGGGCTTCGCCCACGGCGTGATGAATACCGACAACATGTCCATCCTCGGCCTGACGCTCGACTATGGGCCGTTCGGATTCCTGGATGCCTACGATCCCGGCTTCGTGTGCAACCATTCCGACTACCATGGCCGATACGCGTTCGATCGCCAACCGTCGATCGGCCTCTGGAATCTCACCTGCCTGGCGCAGGCGTTGCTGCCGCTGATCGACGCCGAGGATGGCGAGGCGGCAGCCGAACAGGCCCAGGAGGTACTGGCTGAGTACCAGCCGACCCTGGCCGCGACCTATGCGGCCGGCATGAATGCGAAACTCGGGCTGCGCGATCAACGCGCCGGGGACCAGCAGCTCGCCGAGGATCTTCTCGGCTTGTTCGCCGAGAACCGGGTCGATTACACGAATCTGATGCGCGACCTGAGCGGTCTTGCATTGCAGGATCCGGAGCGCGACGGGCCGCTGCGTGACCGATTCGTCGATCGGCCGGCGTTCGATCGCTGGTTGCGGGTCTACCGTGCGCGGCTGCGCGCCGAAGGCAGCGAAGATACGTCGCGGGCCGCCAGGATGCGTGCCGTCAATCCGCGCTACATCCTGCGCAACTACCTCGCACAGCAGGCGATAGAGGGCGCCGAAGTTGGCGACTACAGTGAACTCGAACGGTTGCAGCGGGTGCTGGCGCGCCCCTTTGACGATCAACCGGAGATGGCCGCCTATGCGCTCGAACCGCCGGACTGGGGGCGGCATCTCGAGGTGAGTTGCTCGTCGTGA
- a CDS encoding TlpA family protein disulfide reductase codes for MTRILILVVLLAQSGSAFAERVVTTDQGDEIPVQVYPAAGERLMIWLPSEFGTTPRRSALATALAARGVEVWSPDLHSAWFLPTGRYSLNDVDPAAVGAVLKAALAETDKTLYFMAEGRSVALALATVRAWQTATDDTSRLGGLLAFSPNLYLRTPQGGETADYLPIATASNLPVYILQPRESAGFWHVADDVRALEHGGSPVFVHVLERVSDGFHARVDFSPAEEAMTRRLPEVLLQALELLAGYGGTPPQPAPLHGDALPPQRPDGSTLLRPVAEIRDAPDLALPSLDGDLIRLDDLRGSVVLVNFWATWCPPCVEEIPSLQRLYRRLQPHGMEILAVDVGEDAVTMRAFLKDKPVEFPVLMDTQGDALRRWGVYAFPTTLVLDRQHRIRYAVFGAFDWNSDEVVATLQPLLNDGQAPDAR; via the coding sequence ATGACACGTATCCTGATTCTGGTGGTGCTGCTTGCGCAGAGTGGCAGCGCATTCGCCGAACGGGTGGTGACGACGGACCAGGGCGACGAGATACCGGTACAGGTCTATCCGGCGGCGGGCGAGCGGCTGATGATCTGGCTGCCGAGCGAATTCGGCACCACGCCGCGCCGCAGTGCACTGGCCACGGCACTGGCCGCGCGTGGCGTCGAGGTCTGGTCACCCGATCTGCATTCCGCCTGGTTCCTGCCGACCGGCCGCTACAGCCTGAACGATGTCGACCCCGCCGCCGTCGGCGCCGTATTGAAAGCGGCGCTCGCCGAGACCGACAAGACCCTGTACTTCATGGCCGAAGGACGCAGCGTGGCGCTGGCCCTGGCCACGGTACGTGCGTGGCAGACCGCGACCGACGACACCTCGAGGCTCGGCGGCCTGCTCGCGTTCAGTCCAAATCTCTATCTGCGCACACCCCAGGGCGGCGAAACCGCGGACTACCTGCCGATCGCCACAGCCAGCAACCTGCCCGTATACATCCTGCAGCCCCGGGAATCGGCGGGTTTCTGGCACGTGGCCGACGACGTGCGCGCGCTGGAGCACGGCGGCAGCCCCGTGTTTGTGCACGTCCTGGAGCGGGTATCCGATGGTTTCCATGCGCGAGTGGACTTCAGCCCGGCCGAAGAGGCGATGACACGGCGGCTGCCGGAGGTGTTGCTGCAGGCGCTCGAGCTCCTCGCCGGGTACGGTGGCACGCCCCCGCAGCCCGCCCCGCTGCACGGCGATGCCCTGCCGCCACAGCGTCCCGACGGCAGCACGCTGCTACGCCCGGTCGCCGAGATCCGGGACGCACCCGACCTTGCACTGCCGAGTCTGGACGGTGACCTGATCAGGCTCGACGATCTGCGTGGCAGCGTGGTACTGGTGAACTTCTGGGCCACCTGGTGTCCTCCCTGTGTCGAGGAGATCCCTTCACTGCAGCGCCTCTACCGAAGGCTGCAGCCCCACGGCATGGAAATCCTCGCCGTGGATGTCGGCGAGGACGCCGTGACGATGCGCGCCTTTCTCAAGGACAAGCCGGTCGAGTTCCCTGTACTGATGGACACCCAGGGCGACGCACTGCGGCGTTGGGGTGTCTATGCCTTCCCCACGACGCTGGTACTCGATCGTCAGCACCGGATTCGGTACGCGGTGTTCGGCGCGTTCGACTGGAATAGCGATGAAGTCGTCGCGACACTGCAACCGCTGTTGAACGACGGGCAGGCACCTGACGCACGCTGA